The genome window CCGCCCGCAGGCCGCGCACCAGAACATTGGCCTGGCGATCGCGGGCGAAATTCGCCATCAGATCGCTAAATCCGGTGACTTCCACATTGGGTAAATGAGCCGTGGCCTGCTGCGCCAGCGCAACGCGCTCTTCCAGGCTGAACAGCGGTTTCTTGCCTGGGCTGGCGGCGATAGCCAGAATAATATGATCAAACATCAGCGCTGCGCGGCTCAGAATATCCAGATGACCCAGAGTAAAAGGATCAAAGGTGCCGGGATAGATAGCCCTGGTACTCATTTTTTGTCTCCGCTAGTCGACGGACCCAGCGCCCACAGCGCCGCGTACTTATTAAAGGTGTATTGCGCATTCACTACCGCCAGCAGCCAGCCCTGGCTTCCGTCAAGGAAACCGGCGCGCAGCAGCAGCGTTTTGCAGAATGCGCCCAGCGTATGGCTGAACACAGAGAAAATGCCGCAGCGTTTACCCTGCTGATGACGCTGCAACGCCCAGGCTTCCGCATAGGCGAGTTGTTTACGCTGAAAGGCGCAAAAATCGCGACAGGTGAGATGTTGTAGATGTCCCGCCAGCGGCACAACCTGCGCCTGCTCCGTCTCCAGGGATTCATGTACCTGATGATCGTTATAACTATAGGTGCGTGGGTAGAGACGCACCACGCGATCGGGATACCAGCCGCTGTGACGCATAAAGCGTCCTAAAAACAGGTTCAGCCGCCCAAGGCTGTAAACCTTATCCGGCTGCGGCGCTGCCTGCAGCACCTGTTCTATCTCAGCGCGCAATTCCGGCGTGACACGCTCATCCGCATCGATCATCAAAATCATTTCACCACTGGCGTATGCCTGCGCGCGCTGGCGCTGCTGGCCATAACCGGGCCACTCCAGGGAGCGAAAGACCTTCGCGCCATAC of Pantoea alhagi contains these proteins:
- the coaD gene encoding pantetheine-phosphate adenylyltransferase, whose product is MSTRAIYPGTFDPFTLGHLDILSRAALMFDHIILAIAASPGKKPLFSLEERVALAQQATAHLPNVEVTGFSDLMANFARDRQANVLVRGLRAVSDFEYEMQLAHMNRHLLPTLESVFLMPAEEYSFISSSLVKEVARHGGEVKAFLPESVWQALLTKLAS
- a CDS encoding glycosyltransferase family 2 protein; this encodes MTVRQRLSVVMIVKNEAELLPDCLASVSWADEIILLDSGSQDATPAVAEQYGAKVFRSLEWPGYGQQRQRAQAYASGEMILMIDADERVTPELRAEIEQVLQAAPQPDKVYSLGRLNLFLGRFMRHSGWYPDRVVRLYPRTYSYNDHQVHESLETEQAQVVPLAGHLQHLTCRDFCAFQRKQLAYAEAWALQRHQQGKRCGIFSVFSHTLGAFCKTLLLRAGFLDGSQGWLLAVVNAQYTFNKYAALWALGPSTSGDKK